A part of Leishmania panamensis strain MHOM/PA/94/PSC-1 chromosome 34 sequence genomic DNA contains:
- the RISP gene encoding rieske iron-sulfur protein, mitochondrial precursor, putative (TriTrypDB/GeneDB-style sysID: LpmP.34.1390), whose product MFCRSFISAFQATRAARVSLVFKQLEGNMPLTKKDKPVNSWSDEFMKPPKSTEMTKKYGRYAKYSDPALCDVDTSEEVVLNTYPEGTPQGRIEATAGVALKDYDASMWDEEFFRKHILKPKLADDMEDRARVTDYALNSAMLGFVILMARYAVLPLWYVGQPAMSMVGQMNIEAEVGELDERQCTTVVWRGKPVFVYRRSARQMKELMETPLSVLKDPETDEARFPDRRDKAVVIAICTHLGCVPIPNEGLFNGFFCPCHGSHYDPSGRIRQGPAPLNLEVPPYRWIDDNTIYMGKL is encoded by the coding sequence ATGTTCTGCCGCTCCTTCATCTCGGCCTTCCAGGCCACCCGCGCTGCACGCGTCTCGCTCGTCTTCAAGCAGCTAGAGGGTAACATGCCCCTGACCAAGAAGGACAAGCCGGTCAACTCATGGTCAGACGAGTTTATGAAGCCGCCGAAGTCGACGGAGATGACGAAGAAGTACGGCCGTTACGCCAAGTACTCCGACCCGGCTCTCTGCGACGTGGACACGTCCGAGGAGGTCGTGCTGAACACGTACCCGGAGGGGACTCCGCAGGGTCGCATCGAGGCCACCGCCGGCGTGGCTCTAAAGGACTACGATGCAAGTATGTGGGACGAAGAGTTCTTCCGCAAGCACATCCTCAAGCCGAAGCTCGCCGACGACATGGAGGACCGCGCCCGTGTCACGGACTACGCGCTTAACTCCGCAATGCTCGGTTTCGTAATTCTCATGGCCCGCTACGCCGTGCTGCCACTGTGGTACGTTGGCCAGCCTGCCATGTCTATGGTCGGCCAGATGAACATCGAGGCCGAGGTCGGCGAGCTCGACGAGCGCCAGTGCACGACGGTCGTGTGGCGTGGCAAGCCTGTCTTCGTGTACCGTCGCTCGGCTCGGCAGATGAAGGAGTTGATGGAGACGCCGTTGTCGGTTCTCAAGGACCCTGAAACCGACGAAGCCCGCTTCCCGGACCGCCGCGACAAGGCCGTCGTCATTGCCATCTGCACCCACCTTGGCTGCGTGCCGATCCCCAACGAGGGTCTCTTCAATGGCTTCTTCTGCCCGTGCCACGGCAGCCACTACGACCCCTCCGGCCGTATCCGCCAGGGCCCTGCGCCGCTGAACCTCGAGGTGCCGCCGTACCGCTGGATCGACGACAACACCATCTACATGGGTAAGCTTTAA
- a CDS encoding hypothetical protein (TriTrypDB/GeneDB-style sysID: LpmP.34.1380) translates to MSSTSSEGLKRRREEHQLAVQQYCDDPRRHRYPRIDAWSFAISGSPSYGASHDGCADAEGTQTDSCVHVSSSIRVNCGSSITSNTDRHLCPYAASAHPVSASLALSSAQSSSLPPPSCRSARRACGDSEMTLTLRSICIWVVRGDSSRRCSFLVQPTFVYTWHCSSTSCESAGEEQAGLEVQETVRCRVSSSTATRGNSASVMRTTAMNRTAPFAVGSPTAPGPATMSGLFGGSSSPLCHNEEASNPAVTSNIDDIFADGYSYEATQISRCRSIPTCLSGLEECASRLGSCTPALFVDCLIKCAQDEAAVALDDRHGWVHLYRGRHIATEAGRTRLLRDVFALGDFGTVSANSISSCDELPSLTICVFRKC, encoded by the coding sequence atgtcctccacctcctcggaAGGCCTGAAGCGCCGGCGTGAGGAGCACCAACTCGCCGTGCAGCAATATTGTGATGACCCGCGCCGCCATCGGTACCCCCGCATTGATGCGTGGTCATTTGCAATCAGCGGCAGCCCCTCGTATGGGGCTAGCCATGATGGATGTGCAGACGCGGAGGGGACGCAGACAGACAGCTGCGTGCACGTATCGTCGTCGATAAGGGTGAACTGTGGAAGCAGCATTACGAGCAACACGGatcgccacctctgcccctACGCTGCATCAGCGCACCCCGTCAGTGCCTCGTtggccctctcctctgcgcagtcgtcgtcgctcccgccgccgtcgtgtcGGTCAGCACGGCGTGCTTGCGGTGACAGCGAGATGACGCTCACGCTTCGTTCAATCTGCATCTGGGTCGTGCGTGGTGACAGCAGCCGGCGGTGCTCCTTCCTCGTTCAGCCGACGTTCGTGTACACttggcactgcagcagcacatcttGCGAAAGCGCTGGCGAGGAGCAGGCAGGTCTCGAGGTACAGGAAACCGTGAGGTGTCGAGTCAGCTCATCCACTGCGACACGTGGCAATAGCGCGAGTGTCATGCGGACGACGGCCATGAACAGAACCGCGCCCTTCGCCGTTGGTTCACCAACAGCACCGGGACCGGCTACGATGTCTGGCCTCTTTGGAGGGTCTTCCAGTCCTCTCTGCCACAACGAGGAGGCGTCGAACCCGGCTGTCACGTCCAACATCGACGACATCTTCGCGGACGGCTACTCCTACGAGGCGACACAGATCTCACGTTGTCGCTCTATCCCGACGTGTTTGTCAGGACTAGAGGAGTGCGCCAGCAGACTGGGCAGCTGCACCCCCGCCCTCTTCGTCGACTGCCTCATCAAGTGCGCGCAGGATGAAGCGGCCGTCGCCTTGGATGACCGCCATGGGTGGGTACACTTGTATCGCGGGCGCCATATCGCGACAGAGGCTGGGCGTACACGCCTTTTGAGGGACGTCTTCGCTCTTGGCGACTTTGGCACCGTATCTGCTAACTCCATATCGTCGTGCGACGAGCTGCCATCGCTGACCATATGTGTGTTCCGCAAATGCTGA
- a CDS encoding hypothetical protein (TriTrypDB/GeneDB-style sysID: LpmP.34.1400): MSVVGAFYDEFLLYTQQRSSEVRLTHAAEAAMLRCLDAERASEALEVYEAVCRCGVVGMSSRPLGRSSCRTSPTRTAPHMCTSLATISLDQLAQRALAHVPHRKFQHSMLSLLMAAELDKPSPTMDYGNSRRAAGLSSGSGDLKASSGNAYAPQTAVADEKGVSVEATFLSHAGDPSAAEQARIRVQQRLHALHTTQQLRQPLGKEYCLVEMLQLCAPSAVGARASTAARKVTDEIEVSPLRTLSHVVLHHPFTHMQPSAPWAQKEMHWEEISLRVCAQALTPANLARLTKIEDAVSPYRLFCKSSLMFLARMVPNWDAVLVRRVAETLVLPATAHSVFPESYRRLLPTAAQRRRPSETAALSTPGAACGQLATPRCCTSWTDSATHKLFGEESGDNHASPLLRVEHLVKRRVHHDVVVPDTSYMLRHFQQLKQLARHREVIVTHSVFLDLVAAASLPTHPTRFHARRVLRDIMYATTTAVTGKQSNEAGGKWDVRSVASGSRRRDQLQQSGFTLLGLQDELALLERCPERFYLSEFSSAASLSDWALMGQWISLDSAARVSDVEYGSQSCVALVAKQLERMIATHDRGEDFFANSTGAPTRTHVGVDSLVQHILESNSNATSPTTPSSRQTTGPLFKNRSRGLWARMPVVVATTHDRTRAAAFTVGLRMYPPAGLVP, translated from the coding sequence ATGTCTGTGGTGGGCGCCTTCTATGACGAGTTTCTGTTGTACACGCAACAGCGTTCGAGTGAAGTGCgcctcacacacgcagcggAGGCCGCAATGCTGCGCTGTCTCGATGCAGAACGAGCCAGCGAGGCGCTCGAAGTGTACGAAGCTGTATGTCGATGTGGGGTTGTCGGAATGTCGTCACGGCCGCttggccgcagcagctgccgtacGTCGCCAACCAGGACTGCGCCACACATGTGTACGTCCTTGGCTACTATCTCTTTAGACCAGCTGGCTCAGCGCGCGCTGGCGCACGTGCCGCACCGAAAGTTTCAGCATTCGATGCTGAGTCTTCTCATGGCGGCGGAGCTCGACAAGCCTTCGCCTACCATGGACTACGGCAATAGCCGCAGGGCTGCAGGCTtgtccagcggcagcggtgattTGAAGGCGTCATCGGGCAATGCGTATGCGCCGCAAACAGCAGTGGCAGATGAGAAAGGGGTGTCTGTAGAGGCCACATTTCTTTCACACGCTGGGGATCCCTCCGCCGCGGAGCAGGCGCGAATTCgtgttcagcagcgcctccacgccCTCCACACAacgcagcagcttcgccaaCCGCTTGGCAAGGAGTATTGCTTGGTGGagatgctgcagctctgcgcaCCGTCTGCCGTCGGCGCACGTGCTTCCACAGCGGCTAGGAAAGTGACAGATGAGATTGAAGTCAGCCCTCTGCGCACCCTTTCGCACGTAGTCTTGCACCATCCCTTCACCCACATGCAGCCCTCGGCACCGTGGGCACAGAAAGAGATGCACTGGGAAGAGATCagcttgcgtgtgtgcgcgcaggcCTTGACCCCTGCCAATCTTGCCCGGCTCACTAAGATCGAGGATGCCGTTAGTCCGTACCGACTCTTCTGTAAGAGCTCGCTGATGTTCCTCGCGCGGATGGTCCCGAACTGGGATGCGGTCCTGGTGCGCCGGGTTGCAGAGACGCTGGTGCTACCTGCCACCGCGCATAGCGTTTTCCCCGAGTCATACCGGCGGTTGCTTcccaccgcagcgcaacGTAGGCGTCCCTcggagacggcagcgctgtcaaCGCCAGGAGCCGCTTGCGGCCAACTCGCCACTCCTCGGTGCTGTACTTCGTGGACAGACTCAGCCACGCACAAGCTGTTTGGAGAGGAGAGTGGCGACAACCATGCGTCACCACTGTTGCGAGTCGAGCATCTTGTTAAGCGACGCGTACACCACGATGTCGTCGTTCCTGACACCTCATATATGCTGCGCCACTTTCAGCAGCTCAAACAACTGGCACGTCACCGCGAAGTCATCGTAACGCATAGTGTCTTTCTCGATCTtgtggccgccgcctcgcttcCCACTCACCCCACTCGCTTCCACGCGCGACGCGTGCTACGAGACATCATGTACGCTACCACCACGGCCGTCACGGGTAAGCAGAGCAACGAGGCTGGTGGCAAGTGGGACGTGCGGAGCGTGGCGTCAGGGTCCCGCCGACGcgaccagctgcagcagagcgggTTCACCCTGCTGGGGCTCCAGGATGAGCTGGCACTGCTCGAGCGCTGCCCAGAGCGCTTTTACTTGTCGGAGTTCTCATCCGCGGCCTCGCTCTCAGACTGGGCCCTCATGGGCCAGTGGATCTCGCTCGACTCAGCTGCGCGCGTCAGCGATGTCGAATATGGGAGCCAGTCCTGCGTAGCGCTAGTCgcgaagcagctggagcgcaTGATAGCGACGCACGACCGCGGCGAAGACTTCTTCGCAAACAGTACAGGTGCTCCCACTAGAACACACGTGGGGGTAGATAGTCTTGTGCAGCACATCTTGgaaagcaacagcaacgccaCTAGCCCAACGACGCCCTCGTCTCGGCAAACGACTGGCCCGCTCTTCAAGAACCGTTCCCGTGGTTTGTGGGCTCGCATGCCCGTCGTGGTAGCCACGACGCACGaccgcacacgcgcggcaGCCTTTACAGTAGGTCTCCGCATGTATCCACCGGCCGGCCTGGTGCCATGA